The Hemicordylus capensis ecotype Gifberg chromosome 6, rHemCap1.1.pri, whole genome shotgun sequence genome window below encodes:
- the LOC128330273 gene encoding zinc finger MYND domain-containing protein 12-like isoform X2 has protein sequence MMSSTLIQDELVPAFLILAEASLGLGHVAQGEEYLSQAQWIVLKNASCSSAIQSKLHRNLGLLHAARGNFEDALYHLANDVYNACCAFRTNGIAASGGYFHMANIFFHQKRMDVAHSLFAEVVDIWHKHFSRLIDTQFQTLTIPPEVDVLSEEVEPTEETLDEGQRTEASQVLSAILDIREQAARPQLDKIAKVLHTLAMLHYLCQNIPKAHELGLKVLQMTEELPKQEPDASLQRLMQLIKTRPSVPK, from the exons atgatgtcatccaccctgatccaagatg AACTGGTGCCGGCATTCCTTATTTTGGCCGAGGCGAGCCTGGGCCTCGGGCATGTCGCCCAAGGAGAGGAGTACCTGTCCCAAGCGCAGTGGATCGTCTTGAAGAACGCCAGCTGCAGCAGCGCCATTCAGTCAAAGCTGCACCGCAACCTGGGACTCCTCCACGCGGCCAGGGGGAACTTCGAGGACGCCTTGTACCACCTGGCGAATGACGTTTACAATGCCTGCTGTGCCTTTAGGACCAATGGCATTGCTGCCTCGGGAGGCTATTTCCACATGGCCAACATTTTCTTCCATCAGAAAAGAATGGATGTGGCCCACTCTCTGTTTGCTGAGGTGGTGGACATTTGGCACAAGCACTTCAGCCGCTTGATCGACACTCAATTCCAGACGCTCACAATTCCGCCCGAAGTGGATGTGCTGTCTGAAGAAGTGGAGCCCACTGAAGAGACGCTTGATGAAGGCCAGCGCACGGAAGCGTCTCAGGTGCTGAGCGCCATCTTGGATATCCGAGAGCAGGCAGCCAGGCCGCAGCTGGATAAGATCGCCAAGGTGCTCCACACTCTGGCCATGCTCCATTACCTGTGTCAGAACATACCCAAGGCTCACGAACTTGGGCTGAAGGTTCTGCAAATGACAGAGGAGCTGCCAAAGCAGGAGCCAGACGCGTCGCTGCAGCGCTTGATGCAGCtgatcaaaaccaggccttcCGTTCCGAAATAG